In the genome of Coraliomargarita algicola, one region contains:
- a CDS encoding sensor histidine kinase — MEIDTLPKIHNQLIALQNALDVSGVGFWQLDGNDRIECDAHSKTLLGLRATDTLEDLTEFLMQIEESQHENFLDALDTARNSNQPLELSLHLEKTTNGRSSGFKLSARPCRLPGEPTIHMCGLLQPLPESSVEVEKRSESVLAEVRSANAELANFASIASHDMREPLRMITSYLRLLQERSPEALDDRARRYIKYACDGADRMRSLIEDLLSYARLDKSGKDFEPLALDDILAHAIDNLGANIRDTRAEVTVAIDHAPIVIGDSVRLTRLFQNLIANAIKFNRPEKPPRVRVTFKDGEQADAPGKWIISIEDQGIGIHPDHHEMLFNLFRRLNTRDEFDGSGIGLAVCKKIAEQHRGLIWFESNYGQGSTFYVALDKADAQSLA, encoded by the coding sequence ATGGAAATTGATACGCTCCCAAAAATTCACAACCAATTGATTGCGCTCCAAAATGCACTCGATGTGAGCGGTGTCGGATTTTGGCAACTCGACGGCAACGACCGTATCGAATGCGACGCTCACAGTAAGACGCTACTTGGCCTACGAGCCACAGACACGCTCGAGGATCTAACAGAATTTCTGATGCAGATCGAAGAGTCGCAGCACGAAAATTTTCTGGATGCACTGGACACGGCACGTAACTCGAACCAGCCCTTGGAGCTCAGTCTGCACCTCGAAAAAACCACGAATGGACGCAGCTCCGGCTTCAAACTCTCCGCTCGCCCTTGTCGCCTGCCGGGTGAACCCACGATTCATATGTGCGGGTTATTACAGCCACTTCCAGAAAGCTCCGTCGAAGTAGAAAAGCGCTCAGAATCAGTCCTCGCAGAAGTGCGCAGCGCCAATGCCGAGCTCGCGAATTTCGCTTCAATCGCCTCACACGACATGCGCGAGCCTTTGCGCATGATCACGAGCTACCTACGTCTCCTGCAAGAACGCTCTCCAGAAGCACTGGACGACCGGGCTCGTCGCTATATCAAATACGCATGCGATGGTGCCGATCGGATGCGCTCACTGATCGAAGACCTGCTGAGTTACGCACGCTTAGATAAATCAGGAAAAGATTTCGAACCCCTCGCCCTGGATGATATCCTAGCACACGCGATCGACAACTTGGGAGCCAACATCCGCGACACGCGAGCCGAAGTGACCGTCGCCATCGACCACGCCCCCATCGTGATAGGCGATAGCGTGCGCCTCACCCGCCTATTTCAGAATCTGATTGCCAATGCGATTAAGTTCAATCGACCAGAAAAGCCTCCCCGCGTGCGTGTCACCTTCAAAGACGGCGAGCAGGCGGATGCCCCAGGCAAATGGATCATCAGCATCGAAGATCAAGGCATCGGAATTCACCCAGATCATCACGAGATGCTCTTCAATCTCTTTCGTCGCCTCAATACTCGCGACGAATTCGACGGCTCTGGCATAGGCCTCGCCGTCTGTAAAAAAATTGCCGAACAACACCGGGGACTCATTTGGTTCGAATCCAACTATGGACAAGGCAGCACTTTTTATGTCGCACTTGATAAAGCGGACGCTCAAAGCTTGGCTTAG
- a CDS encoding thiamine pyrophosphate-dependent enzyme — translation MPKSVSKATCQLKPSTRLALLRSLWRSRLGDLREQSLIRQGKGWFHISGMGHEALAAIALSMEPDDYAFPYYRDRAFCLQRGMADRDMALAFYAKRDSSSGGRQLTGHFSDRALNIWSHPSPVGAHLLPACGAAWGMQLDGKNGVVYASLGEASARQGDFFEAVCFAKERKLPVVFVVEDNRIAISTSTTRTNPIALGVLNPDEWARVDGSDVEAVAAAGQSAVAHARAGHGPAFIWCDVERFSNHSSADDQRMYRGADELESMHERDPIAVFQRRMIQDGLLTEASAQALEEEIREEIRAAYRDAGAQQDPLAEECNSHLMGELTTPDSMPELELGQSCRMLDAVNQTFHRAMDTMPELVFFGEDIEDPKGGVFNLTKGLSKKDPLRAVNSPLAESTIMGVSVGLASYGKRPCFEIQFVDFIYPGWNQLVSNMATLRWRSFGHWKCPLVIYAPCGGYLPGGALWHSQSGEGSFARVPGIRVVVPSTPADAAGLFWTALHGEDPTIILLPKHLMWAEQALTAVTPVPLGVARTVREGLLVTLVTWGNCVELVQEALDSMDAELDVELMDLRSIQPWDREAIADSIHKTGRLMIVQEDNISGSVGQTIIAEMCGRHDVLSRLKSPPVIVSKSDVHIGFNPIYEYAALPDCERIVAALERLLASTLQSALDQVTSPTPASAQITNTAAMITSEESAPTTSSKMITVPILGEGIRVARVVSILKQSGDTVKADDALCEVETDKAVFPIECDEDGVLGDWLISEEDEVEVGQDLVPLRIAGGSHVSAGAQPVVSEAVASNTDSSAAIPYEALKRTGGLSQEAVKQLQGIVPATIEVTCRWETVRDARLRSKKTPGGTLSTAAMSAWAVIQAMKKHERFASVIRGNDLVYDPDRFDLGVAVALPGDALETAVVKQVNSLEWDAFPAVFNEALRRTRHGEVDSKNRVPLSISSMGAYNVRSAIPIVVPPSLATLFIGAPYLLPDPKSKTGGTMEVASLVLTFDHRWVNGVGAAAFLSDVRKGIERFDLV, via the coding sequence ATGCCGAAATCAGTATCAAAAGCGACTTGCCAACTCAAACCATCCACACGCTTAGCGCTTCTGCGCTCGCTGTGGCGTAGTCGTTTAGGCGACCTACGAGAGCAGAGTCTTATTCGGCAAGGGAAAGGTTGGTTCCATATCTCAGGGATGGGGCACGAGGCGCTGGCCGCGATCGCGCTTTCGATGGAGCCGGATGATTATGCGTTTCCTTATTATCGGGATCGTGCTTTTTGCCTTCAACGTGGTATGGCGGATCGCGATATGGCGCTTGCCTTTTACGCAAAGCGGGACTCTTCCAGTGGCGGACGGCAGCTGACGGGGCACTTTAGTGATCGAGCACTTAATATTTGGAGTCATCCATCGCCGGTCGGGGCGCATTTGCTACCGGCTTGTGGGGCGGCTTGGGGGATGCAGTTAGACGGTAAAAATGGCGTCGTCTATGCCTCGCTGGGGGAGGCGTCCGCACGACAAGGCGATTTCTTTGAGGCAGTGTGCTTTGCTAAAGAACGTAAATTACCTGTGGTTTTTGTTGTCGAAGACAATCGCATTGCGATTAGCACCTCCACTACGCGCACGAATCCAATTGCACTTGGTGTATTGAATCCAGATGAGTGGGCACGGGTGGACGGTAGCGATGTCGAAGCTGTTGCGGCGGCGGGACAATCTGCCGTGGCGCACGCACGCGCAGGTCATGGGCCTGCATTTATTTGGTGTGATGTGGAGCGTTTTTCCAATCATTCAAGTGCAGATGATCAGCGAATGTATCGCGGAGCCGATGAGCTCGAGTCGATGCATGAGCGTGACCCGATTGCAGTTTTCCAGCGGCGTATGATTCAGGACGGTCTTTTGACTGAGGCGAGTGCACAGGCTCTGGAGGAGGAGATTCGCGAGGAGATTCGTGCGGCCTATCGTGATGCCGGTGCTCAGCAGGACCCATTGGCGGAAGAGTGTAATTCACACTTAATGGGCGAACTGACCACACCCGATTCTATGCCGGAGCTGGAGCTTGGTCAGTCGTGTCGTATGTTAGACGCGGTTAATCAGACTTTTCATCGTGCGATGGACACGATGCCCGAGCTTGTGTTCTTCGGTGAGGATATAGAGGACCCGAAGGGCGGCGTCTTTAATTTGACAAAAGGGCTGTCTAAGAAAGATCCCTTGAGGGCGGTCAATTCCCCGCTGGCAGAGTCCACGATCATGGGGGTCTCTGTGGGATTAGCTTCGTATGGTAAGCGTCCTTGTTTTGAAATCCAGTTTGTCGATTTTATTTATCCGGGCTGGAATCAATTGGTTTCCAATATGGCGACACTTCGTTGGCGTAGCTTCGGGCATTGGAAATGTCCGCTTGTTATCTACGCACCTTGTGGTGGCTATCTTCCTGGTGGCGCTCTATGGCATAGTCAATCGGGCGAGGGCTCCTTCGCGCGGGTGCCGGGGATTCGAGTGGTCGTGCCTTCCACACCAGCCGACGCTGCAGGCCTTTTCTGGACCGCGCTACATGGTGAGGATCCCACCATCATTTTATTGCCCAAACATTTGATGTGGGCAGAGCAAGCGCTCACAGCCGTGACTCCAGTGCCACTCGGTGTGGCGCGCACTGTGCGTGAAGGTTTACTTGTGACACTGGTGACCTGGGGTAATTGCGTGGAATTAGTCCAAGAGGCCCTCGACTCGATGGACGCGGAACTGGATGTTGAATTGATGGATCTGCGTTCCATTCAACCGTGGGATCGTGAGGCGATTGCTGATTCGATCCATAAGACCGGCCGTTTGATGATCGTTCAGGAAGATAATATTAGTGGCAGTGTCGGGCAAACGATCATCGCTGAGATGTGTGGCCGACATGATGTTCTGAGCCGCCTTAAGAGCCCGCCGGTGATCGTTTCTAAGTCAGACGTGCATATTGGTTTTAATCCTATATACGAATACGCAGCCTTGCCTGACTGCGAACGAATTGTCGCCGCACTTGAGCGACTGCTAGCTTCTACTTTACAATCTGCGCTCGATCAGGTGACGTCCCCAACTCCTGCGAGTGCCCAAATTACGAATACAGCTGCTATGATTACTTCGGAAGAATCTGCTCCCACTACATCCAGCAAAATGATTACAGTGCCGATTTTAGGTGAAGGCATTCGGGTGGCACGCGTCGTTTCTATTCTGAAGCAGAGCGGCGATACGGTGAAAGCAGATGATGCCCTATGTGAGGTTGAAACTGACAAGGCTGTGTTCCCTATCGAATGCGATGAAGATGGTGTGCTCGGTGACTGGCTGATCTCGGAGGAGGATGAAGTTGAAGTCGGGCAGGATCTGGTGCCGCTTCGTATTGCGGGCGGTTCTCATGTCTCTGCTGGTGCGCAGCCTGTAGTGTCGGAGGCGGTCGCATCAAATACCGACAGCTCTGCTGCAATTCCGTACGAAGCGCTGAAGCGAACCGGTGGGCTCTCACAGGAAGCGGTGAAGCAGTTACAAGGCATTGTGCCAGCTACAATTGAAGTGACGTGCCGCTGGGAGACCGTCCGAGACGCCCGTTTGCGTAGTAAGAAGACGCCTGGAGGCACTCTTTCGACCGCAGCTATGTCAGCGTGGGCAGTGATCCAAGCTATGAAGAAGCATGAGCGCTTTGCCTCCGTAATACGCGGTAACGATCTCGTCTATGATCCTGACCGTTTTGACCTTGGAGTTGCGGTCGCATTGCCCGGAGATGCTCTTGAGACTGCTGTAGTTAAGCAGGTGAATTCACTGGAGTGGGATGCCTTTCCAGCCGTATTTAACGAAGCACTACGTCGCACCCGGCATGGTGAAGTGGATTCCAAGAATCGAGTGCCCTTGAGCATTTCAAGTATGGGGGCGTATAACGTGCGTTCGGCGATTCCCATTGTTGTGCCACCCTCACTGGCGACACTTTTTATCGGAGCTCCGTATTTACTGCCGGATCCGAAATCGAAAACTGGGGGGACGATGGAAGTGGCTTCTTTGGTGCTGACTTTTGATCATCGTTGGGTCAATGGTGTTGGCGCAGCGGCATTTCTGTCAGATGTGCGCAAGGGGATCGAACGTTTCGATTTAGTTTAA
- a CDS encoding BLUF domain-containing protein — MEEKLHQIIYISTAETTLTESALLELLSESQKRNEARGITGLLLHSDNNIIQIIEGPEDATKALYKKISKDPRHRGVTLMSSKAIEHRDFPQYKMGFKRTSNKELTEHLPCFSQIVDNGALPPEELEGVSKLVTVMLRTFARTTNIERFRYDKVS, encoded by the coding sequence ATGGAAGAAAAACTCCATCAAATTATCTATATAAGCACAGCTGAAACCACTCTCACTGAAAGTGCTTTACTAGAACTACTTTCGGAATCTCAAAAGCGTAATGAAGCACGCGGCATTACGGGGCTTTTACTCCACTCAGATAACAACATCATCCAAATCATTGAGGGCCCGGAAGATGCCACTAAAGCGCTCTACAAGAAAATCTCAAAAGACCCGAGGCATCGTGGTGTGACTCTCATGTCAAGCAAAGCGATCGAGCACCGCGACTTTCCTCAATACAAAATGGGGTTTAAACGCACGAGTAATAAGGAATTAACCGAACACTTACCATGCTTTAGCCAGATCGTAGACAACGGCGCACTGCCTCCGGAAGAACTGGAAGGTGTATCCAAATTAGTCACAGTGATGCTGAGGACCTTCGCACGCACTACAAACATTGAGCGTTTTAGGTACGACAAAGTAAGCTAA